Part of the Schistocerca americana isolate TAMUIC-IGC-003095 chromosome 5, iqSchAmer2.1, whole genome shotgun sequence genome, AGCAGAACTAATTACTGACAAGCCCTCTGATTTTCTTCCCTCGGCCTTCATCATAGAGTTTGGCCGCCACTTGCAGGACACGGTGGCTCAAATCCAGCCCACTGCACTGCAGCCTCATGGACAGCGTGAGTCTTCGTACACAAGGACCTATACAACATGGCCTTCGTCTGGCTAAGGATGACTCGGTCAAACCATCCCTCGTACCACCACACAGTGGTCCATACAAGATCTTACAGTGAGGACCACACACATTTAAACTTCAACATAACGAGAGGTACAAAATGGTCTCTGTGGAATGATTGAAGCCGGTACACTTGTATCTGGAAGTGACAAAGGACACCAAGCCAGGAACTCCCCCTGCACAACTGATTGCCCCAGGACAATCACCACACCAGTGCTGACTGCCACTCGCATGACACCCCCCCCCACTGCTGGAACAGGCATCGACGACTGCAAGAGCTGGACCTGGACTCACTGTAAAACTCCCGTTCCCCGACAGCCCTGTattcacggtttttttttttttttttttttttttttaaaaaggcggCTGACGTAGCAGCACATATAGATAGACACGCAACAGcccaaagacaaatgtaatgactTTGATAGAAGGACTTTGGTTTTATTGTCTTGGCGTGATTCTGCATGCTTGTAATGTCAGACTTTGTAGCGTGGTATTGCGTGACGTAAAGGTATAGAAAGATCAACCAGAGTATATTAATGCACCTACCATACTTCAGCAGACATATCCGTTGTGTAAATCAGACTTTGCTACTGGACACGGTGGAAgatctgacattgtgaatcacgcTAAGACGAAAGAAACATCGCATGGGTGTTCAAACTAATGACAAAACTATTCTTCTTaaaaggagaaaaccattttcttgccgttatCTGTCCAACGGCACTATCCCCATACATGGCGAAAATGTTTATGGCTGCCTTCGCTGCTGTGACCCCTCCAGTGAACacaaaacagaagaatatgtcggaaatgttctgatttctacACTTGACGCTCATTTTTTTAGCGCCCACAGCTTCAGTCACTATCTCTAAACAACAAAACGACAAAATGTAAACTCAGAGAGCAACAGTGAACTACGAGTACAAATAGaatatgacaatcgataaataaacccatagcaagcgtaataccaacatgcaaaacaaaaagtcTGCGAATTTGTGCACGGGCTTGGAAGCTCCACTTGTACACTTTGCTCCACAATCTTTGTCtatttgctgttaatgttttgtactgttagtaatacaGAGTCATGCTCACTGTTTCATCATGTCAAAACGGAAATGCAATTTTAACAGCAATGTAAAAAGTGAGTGTACTTTTATCGCTGGCAGTGAAGTAATCTGTCGAATGTCCGTTGTGTAAATCAGACTTTGCTACTGGACACGGTGGAAGATATGACATTGTGAATCACGCTAAGACGAAAGAAACATCGCATGGGTGTTCAAACGAAAAATCACCTCTTCATAAAATACTGAATAATGAAAAGTAAGGAGacattgtatcagaataattgtaAAATGTCATTTGGgatcattttgtattatttttacaCATCTAGATTCCAGCCATCTTCGGTGCATCACTCGTTGGTGATGTTATTTATCACAGGGTTAGGTTTATTATTTATACTGTtttaaatttcttgtttatttatgaacttatttcattttcttttatttcatttgatgTGGTAAAGAAGAAATGGCACAGCTTAAGAGACTTTTTCGTAAAAAATACAACAAATTTATATAAAGAAGGAGTGGAGACTGGACTCCTCTAGAGGACATCTCATCATGGCCACACTTCCTAAGTATGCTGTTTTTGCAAGACACTACTTAACACAGAATGCTCTATCGCTTCCACGTAAGTAATATCGCATACTGCTGGTTTTGAGCTAGAAAGCAATTTTGTATCTAATACACCACAGGAAGAAGAACTTGCATGTGGTACATCATACACCATGTGGTACATACTAcgcttctcaaatggctctgagcactatgggacttaacttctgaggtcatcagtcccatggaacttagaactacttaaacctaactaacctaaggacatcacacacatccatgcccgaggcaggattcgaacctgcgaccgtagcgggcgcgcggttccagacagtagcgcctagaaccgctcggtcactccggccggctactacgCTTCTCCAACGACCAATCTGTCGTCGTTAGCTGAAGGTTCGTTCCGATAGTATGCGGCCAGCCGATTGTCCTAGGCATCAAGGTTGGAGACGAGAAGCGTAGAAGCACCGTCTAACACGACGGTACGAAATACCAACAGCAAACGCCAACAACGGCGACACACAAGTGATGGCCCATATCTTGCgaaagagaaggaaaaactgaAATTGTCTGCCAGCACTGCTGCTTTGAAGGAAGATGGCGATTACATGTTCTTGATGGTGCATCAAGTTCTTCTTGATGGAGAACGATGTGATGTGCTTACCAAAGTCCTATGCTGTATCATACTTCCTCAGTTATCAAGCAGAATGTTCTGTGTACACACCTCTCGGGAGCACTGTTTCGTCAGGAGGAATTCCAAGATACAGCCATAAAAATGCTACTCAGACAACCATTACACTGACGCAAGTGAACCGGTCCCAATGCCGAATGCGATCATCCACCTGCCAAATTTCGCAAACAACAGTATATATTCATTCTTTATCTGTTATGTATATAACTACAGCGAGCTCTTCaacattatatatatttttgtaaacCGTTTTGTTATACGCTTTGGGAATATTATTGAAGACTGAAATTGTACagtattttttcttcatttgtgaTCATTAATAATGTGTGCAAGTTACCTGCCAGCCCCATTTGGCCGAgcagttcgaggcgcttcagtccggaaccgcacgactgctacggacgcaggttcgaattctgtctcgggcatggatgtgtgtgatgtccttaggttagttaggtttaagtagttctaagttctagaggactgatgacctcagatgttaagtcccatagtgctcagagccattttttgcaagttacctcgggtctagtgcagcaggggatacaacccgtcggctttgaacaatgacgtcattccttagtcatagatcttaatgtcttcacttcgaggcatagataataaagcagttctgtgttctaataagcttttgctgtgatgtttcaatttcgtttttttactgattgcttaataaagtaggatcagtttattctatctcgtgagattttttttttaaagccaaaagacacttatcagctactgaaggcagctacaacactagaagaatcgcttctcggcttttgacaagatattgcttaataaagtaggatcagtttattctatctcgtgagattttttttttaaataaaaaaaaaaattgcttaataaagtaggatcagtttattctatctcgtgagatttttttttaaaaaatccaaaaaaaaaaaaaaaagttgcttaataaagtaggatcagtttattctatctcgtgaatttttttttaaaaaagccaaaaaacatttattagctactgaagggagctacaacactaagaagaatcgcttcttggtttttgacaaaatattgcttaataaagtaggatcagtttattctatctcgtgagatttttttttaaaaagccaaaaaaactctattgcttaataaagtaggatcagttcattctatctcgtgagattttttttaaaaaaaaagccaaaaaaacactattgcttaatacagtaggatcagtttattctatctcgtgagatttttttttaaaaaagccaaaaaacacttattaggtactgaagggagctgcttaataaagtaggatcagtttattctatctcgtaagattttttttttaaagtcaaaaaacacttattacgtactgaagggagctagaacataaagaacaatcgcttctcggcttttgacaagatattgcttaataaagtaggatcggtttattctatctcgtgagattttttttttaaaaagtcaaaaaacacttatgcttttgacaaaatcaatgtttatctctctcgcattcctttgtttctcaacattctcctcagctctttcatctctgtaatacatgctctctggcgacttgtgacgtcattgttcaaagccgacgggttgtatcccctgctgcactagtcccccctgctgcactagtcccgttACCTCAAAGCGAAATGTTCCTCAGGTTGTATACTTTCCCAGAAATTCGATCATTTCGTAATTACATGCTGAATAGCTGTAAAGGTGTACTGAAATGTTTCCATGTTCATTCCGTAGTATTTCGAAAATTTTCCCCGTGTTCCTCCACAGTTTTTCATGTAAGTGATGAAGGTGTCCTACCCTGTTTCATTTGTTTAATATGGGACTGACTCAAAATTCCCTTCGCTTTAGTTTGGTTCTTTGTCTCGTTAAGGTACGTATCTTCTGGAAATTAAAAATACTATCCATTTTTCTAATCAGTCAGTTCAGTTGTCTcgcgactgactgactgactgccgGCCGGTCGTGTGTCGCATGTTACTCGACTCCAACGGACAAGCTTCTGCAACCTGTCAGTCGGACGAATACGGCTCAAGTGAATGTCCAGGCTGAGAAAGTGACGTCACACGAGTGACGCTACTGGAATTTCCCTCGCAATTCCGGTGACGCCACTCGAGTGGTCGGCGTCGGTCATTTTAGATACCATGAACCTAGTTCATGGGATCACAATCTCGTTTACCGTACGGTCCTGAAcagtttaaaaatgtttcattccTGGGAATAGGTTCTTTGATGTTTCGTAAACTGATACCCCAAAAATGAGTTGCAATCGCATATCTCATCGTGTGAAGGACGTGAGAAATGTTTGTCGCAATCGGTCAGCTCATCCTGGCATTGCAGTTACTGACCGCTTTGCCTCGCACAATGGAAACGAATACGCCACACCATCTCTTCCACTCTCACCTTCGGCAGCGAGCGGAGAGAGTGGAGGGAAGGTAGGCTGACTACTTTCTCTTTGTGCCTCAGCTAAACTGAATGTAGTACATTCAGTTACGAAGCTACTGCCCCGCATGCGTCTGTGTGCGAACGGTGGTTACCGCCACAATGAGACTAGGTTTTGCGGCCCTTGTAAGTACAAATAACAGTTCCGTAATTAAAGAAATTAAGGCGTTTAAGCTCATTTTAGCTTGATAGTTTTgcttatgtttaaaaaaatatgcagAGATTGTGTGTTGCGGGTGCACTGAGGACTTGGCGAGGTTTTACCGTCAGCCATCCAGCGCGAAGAAATGACATCTTTAGTGCGTGTTTGGATGAATGACTGGTCGCTAGTGAAGAGTCAAGACAAAGTCATTGTACAAGTTAAACGGTCTCACGAAATAATACCAAAAATTCGCTTGACAAATACTAATGACAGGCGATAATGCAGAAGGGTGTGACAGTAGTGTGCCGTAATTAGAGGCCTATTGGAGTAGTTTAATATGGTAGCTATTAACACGAAATTTGCTTAGTACATGACATTGTAGTATAACACATGATGCTTAGATATACAGAAATATAGTATCTGGCGTGTAATATGGTATCAAAATAACTCGAAAATTGTATGATGCCCTTTTAAAATGACACGGCACAAAGTACGTAAGGATTATCGAGGTACCGGTAAATAATAAGTTAATCACAATTACATCGGCAGCCTTATAAACCATTTGCAGTGTCTCACAATGTATTTATTCgctcttaaaataatgttgaaGGTACCAGATACGCTCCAAAAGCAGAGCATTTGACGTGCTGGTAATTACACAATTATCTCAGGTTAGTAACTTTCAGAGAGTGTACTTGACTGACAGtttataaataaattgtcattgacAAAGAGCTATGTAATGTAGCATACAACAGCAGATAATAACAGCCACAACCCACTAGCTGTCATACACGTTTCACATCACTGATTGTTCATCTTCATGCTCAGATCAGTGAAATGTTGTCTATAATATAAAAGACTTTTAATTATTGTTGTAGTAGAAGATATATTTTTATGTAAGGAAGATACAGAAGTAGCAAAAATCGATCATTTGTGGCTTCTGTTGTAAAATGAATGTAATAAGATGTTTGCACTTACTGTTAAAAccttttcaattttatttgctAAAGGCAGACTCTGCAGCATCTTTAACATGTGTTAAATTTGTTACACAGCATGAAGATGCAGTTTCAACTAAAGGAAATTTAGAATAGACTTTGTCTTGACAGAAACTCATTTCatacacactgaaaacaaaaatgaaTGAATATGGTTGTGGACCAAGTAGCTACCTGAACTAAATATTGACCATAAACAGCTGGTGTGTTGCTCTGACTGAAACCTGCACTGCATACCCCAGGAGACCACCATTTATTTTGTTTGACAGATGAGATGCGAGACAGATTCATAGTCGCCTTTGAAAGTAAGCCAAATGCTTATCACTGAGGTGTGCTGCTCAACACAAAATAAATAAGACTGCTGGCATTGCTAAGGAACTGTTTGTTGCAGCGCATTAATGTTTTTCAATGTCGAAATTGTGTTGTGACATTTTCATCAAAATCAATCAACTCAGCAGCAGTGGACAAAGATTACTTCCTTTCTCCTGACTCAAATAGTAACCTGTGTCCTTCTAATGCTGCACTACAAAGCCCTGTTTAAATGATTATCATAAACAATAATTGTAAaaagagagctccatcaaaccagtctaaggactgaaaacgacaacaacaacaattgtaaaaacaaaaaaaaagaacaggcAAATAGGAGATAAGAAAAAGATgaggcacacacacacgcacacacacacacagatatatatataggtgggggggggggggaggtgcactaGATATACTAGATATGGAATGACAAGATTTCAGATGAGTGGTACACAGCATTGGACTCTTAATTGCTTACCCATAAAAACAAATGGCAGGCAGGCAATAAGCCAGGGATGAGAGTTGAACATGGTACAGaaataaaaagcagataaaaagaaAGATAAAGGTAGTCATAAATTTATATGGAAACAAAgttggaaattcctggatggagcaatacataaaataaggcAAAGGCAACCAATCACCTATAGTAATTTGAGCACTATCTCTTTTCCCAGCAATAGTACACACATCCACATACAGAGACACCCAAATGCATGTTCTTGTGGCCATGGCAAGACTGATTATTGATACTCGATTATTGAAAGCAGTAGCCTTGCTGTGGCCACGGGAGTATCATTTGGATAgttgtgtgtgtaaatgtgtgtactGTTGCTGGAGAAAGAGCTAGTGCCAGAAAGGAAGTGTGAATCCTGTTTTCTGTTATGTTACTGTGCTCCACACATTgatctgctataggtgagtggttccCTTTCCCTtactttatgtatgagaaatcgaagCTAGTACTAGTTGGTGAATGAAGGGGGTGTGGGGAATCaagagggattgggggggggggggggagggttgggaaaaaaaaacataaagcaaaaataaatataaatctgTTGAAGAGGTCTGTAATAAGGAAAATCAAGAGTAACTGGCTTCAGTTATGACAGAAAAACTTAGTCAAGAGCATTCTAGAGGCTCAGTTCTCATGTATAGCTTTAGGATGTAGTAGTGCTTGGAAAGAGAACTTAAACAGTTCAAGTGATGAGATAGATGTTCAGCCGTTCTGGTATTATGTTCCAGGCTAGTCATTGCCTTTTAGAACTAGGTAGTAGTCAAGTCAGTATTGATTGCTAGATAGGACTGAAATGACGTTTAGGAAACAATATGCGTACATTCACAAGTCTTCCTCACTTGTTCCCCCAAAATCTGAAAATACTCTTCCCCAAACAGTTTGTTTGTGTTATACCAACAATATGGCTTATTGTGTCGATGAATGAGGTGCATTAGGCAGGTTTTATAATGAGCTCTCATTAAGCGTGATAACATAGTTTCTGTTGCTACTGAGCCTGCCATATTTTTTACCAAgtttagatgtagatataaagtTATTCCAGCAGGTGTCAGACAGATTTTGGCATTTTTATATGTGACTTAAGACAGCAAAAGCCTTTCTTTAAAAGCTAGTTAATAAATTCAGGTTCTGGACTGTCCTGGATCAGAAATAAAGTATTCTTCTTATGTTTTATTGGTATCATCCAATGTCCTATTACTGAACTTCATCTAGAATGCAATGCCAGGAACATGTGTCATTTTCATGGTATTTGGATATCTCTTACCACTGTCAAACTTTGTAACTTTAGAGGTAGGATTTGACCCTACAAAATGCATTTGAGCCACAGCATCCATCTGAAACTGTGATAGTATTTTCTTCCATTCCCTTTGGCATCACATATTTGCAGCTTTATTTTCTTTGCTTTCGCTTTTGTCACATTTATTGCTAATTTATTGTGTACTTTCTTCCCTTTCTAACTTCATTCATGGTCCTATTCTCTACATATTACATATTTAATTAGCATAGATAATGTATAACTGCTGAGAGGTGTCTTTCTTGTATGTTTTAATGCTACTGGTATCATTAAAGAGCAATGTAAAACGATTTATAGgatatttaacttttttttaatttgaaattaaTGTTTTTTACTTGATCATACCTTTTTCAGGTTGCTGTCCTTTCTCTGACACTGTTTACTCTGGTGGAAACAACTCTGCAACCGAGGGCACCGAATTTTCAATATTTTGAGAGGTATTACAGATTTCTTTCCTTCCTAACACATACAGTTCACATAAATTTCTTCTGCTCTTAATGTTGTTGTCCATGTGCTACTCAATGAAACATGTGACAGACAGGCACACTGTAATTTGTACATTCAATATTAAACAGGAAACATTTTGTGATGCTCTTGAACCAGCTTTTGTTTTCTTAGGCCATTGTCAGATGACAACTGTATGTAgcaaacacagataaaatgatGTGTGACTTTCACTGATATTATTTATcctacagaaaatacaaaaatgatgaaatgtggaatgtttacATAGGAAAGCATAATGATTTTTATGTCAAGCGAAAATAGTTACATTAACTGTAAATCAGTAAACatatgacacagaatgccagcttACTATTAAATGACCAAACTCTTATTTCTTTTTTCCCTTCTGTTACATTAAGTTTTGGTTAAAAGTACTAGACTAAAATTGTAAGTTCAGCTTTTAATTTTCTCCGACATTGCTTACTGTGGTGGAAACaactctgcaagttttgcaggagaacttctgtgaagtttggaaggtaggagctgaggtactgatggaagtaaagctgtgaggatgggttgtgagccatgctcagttggtagagcacttgcccgcaaaaggcaaaagtaccaagtttgagtctcagtccagcacacagtttaatctcccaagaagtttcatatcagtgcacactccactgcagagtgaaaatttcaccctGGGAACTCTGCAATCTGTTGTTAAATATATCTCCACAAGAAAAGTTTCATCTTTTAGTTAATGTAACTATTTCTGCATGACATGAAAATGTAATACTTTCCTTTGTAAACACACTACATGTCATCACATTTTTATCTTTAATGTGCACTGTGCCAGCTGAATGCACAAAGCAGGAACTGCAGTTCAGTAGGTGGAGTGTGTTCGacagcagcaaggccatgggcatgagggatgttagtgtataatgaggtggcatcaacagtgaagaATGGGGATAAGCGAGAATTCCTATGCCTATCCCAGAAACTGTGCCCTAAATCCATCTCCCTCCTAACCCCAATGACCTGCCTTATACACACATTCTATATGCTTCCCAAAGTCCACAAATTAACAATCCTGGATGTCTCACTGTAGCCAActactgtgctcccactgaaagaatctctACTCTTGTCAACAAGCACTTACAACCAATTGCCTGAAGCATACCCTGTCATGACAAAGGATGTCCATTGCCGACTCTATCCTTGTCCCATTACTACCTGGATCCCTACTCCATGGATCCACTGATGATGTCACCTCTCTATACAACAACATCCCACACACTCATGGCCTCATGTCTATTGTGGTGTATTTTTCCCTCTTCTCCTGCAGATGTATATTTTGTAAGGTTTGTGGTGGGTCATATACCTGCACTAGCAGGAAGTTGCGCCCCATGCCGATATAACTGGGCAATATTTTGCCAGCCCTATACACTGCCAGATGACAATAGTATTATctttatcctctcttctcagagTAGTTGTTTGGTGGTCCGGATCCTTCTGTGCCACCTCCCTGTCCATCTAACTATGGTGAAGATTCCTGGAATGCTTCCGCAAGTTCTCTCTACTGCTctactaaataaatagccacacttctcacaaacaggggtatattttgcccaacattttcactatttcttttaaCAACACAACAAATAATTGCTATGGTAATACCACTGCCTTGAGTACATTCAaaaacatccatacatggctactttaGGACCTGAGAGAGCAAACCAGATAAATGACTACTGCTGTTCAATTGTTCATTACACCCTTGTTGGTGTGTCATTTACTCCATGGCTCTCGGATTTAGGCATTTGGTGCACCATGGCACAAATGACTCCTGGATGACCAGTGGCTGTAATAGCATTTTTTTATTGGTTCTCTTCTTGCCAGCTCCAccactgctccacattcactgcatacaagaaaggaaaacacagttTCCCTTTCCCACTACATATATTCTTATTCAATTTATTCACGAGCATCTCTTGTCGACAGCTTTCCAGTGGTGTGTTGGCATGTTTACAAATATCTCAAAACACTACACTGTCATACACTACCCATTCCGACTCCAATCTCACTACCTCATTTCATATACACCTTACCAATTACATCCCCACACACAACAAATTTTCCTTTGAAGGGAAAGTAcataaacaaatctgcagcacaggcTTTAGGTACTcgtatggcaccctcctatgccaacctctttatgggccatgtagaggaaaccttcctagcctccaaaAACCACAAATCCCTTGTCTGATTCAGATtcgttgatgatacacaaaaaaatTGCTCCCAATTAGCCTGGCCTCCCATGGATGGGGTATCTGCAGTGGTGAAAATTCCCTTGCCCAGCATGCTGAAGGTCTTACAAAGGCATTCACATACAGACACTACCC contains:
- the LOC124615278 gene encoding uncharacterized protein LOC124615278; amino-acid sequence: MSCNRISHRVKDVRNVCRNRSAHPGIAVTDRFASHNGNEYATPSLPLSPSAASGESGGKVAVLSLTLFTLVETTLQPRAPNFQYFERPKYRYPYYDEQGRGRLLYGYGGSDLYQYKAYSPLEGIH